In Coccidioides posadasii str. Silveira chromosome 4, complete sequence, one genomic interval encodes:
- a CDS encoding uncharacterized protein (EggNog:ENOG410PK9X): MFMVTEKSATSTGLTAVADENNIPLNTDHSGLVKYESKSQEEYLIVKEKLKLLVTEASQEVPKRFSQDSLTPKQQHLWNDLNQPPYTSFRNSSKLAKPEKGTLEWLNQTEDTDHNVIVQRHLSSASLHMEDFRSWRDSNKSESLLVTAPPGRGKSVLSNFVLGHLESRIPQTTLLPTKIIYYFCNIKNEEVSRNARSVLRALIIQLCEHQRHLFQLLPSEYQRTSERFFSAPFETLLHIFRKLLRENAYASVYCVIDGLDVYKDEMDELITKLIEDFNPESTAETSVVLKLFCTSRPERHILDLWKRATHRILRCHPHDLNLFINSRLEGLEEKFNDDMKQTIKTQLSQGANDTFLWLEVVLRRIRAIKLPSLKRITETIKNSPQDLDELYQVIIGRVLEEDIDSARFLAWVVYAKYPLDLETLADAVAIDPRKKYKTYTDCLQDRPHLTPDEVHKDFGMLVDVIGGKIFLIHQSVKDYFESHNPLQPLIGIHPRLALTHITMAYLSLDEFRLAKKNIMEQKYPLLEYAATNWYSHIEAAAEINCHHSIKDFLKTILPPNPNAQVWLSVNKYLRLFPNYLPTPRASEISIRLDIKWLAELLLNEELPEVKDDFDKDCLSAAAVYGGRVLKALLEHEKGIQFKISGDIVEKIAGMHHYSMMNLLLDQRGADIIITEEVLKAAAGNEKSGKEMMALLLNQQDAHIKITEEVLKAAAGNEKSGKEMMALLLNQQDAHIKITEEVVKAAARNWHSGKEVMVLLLNQPEVNIKITQEMVTTIATTFNKDGMALLLNQQEADVEITEEMVKAAARNWHSVKEVMALIFNQQEADVEITEEMVKAAARNWHSGKEVMVLLLNQPEVNIKITQEMVTTIATAFNKEVMALLLNQQEADIEITEEVLKAAAGNKYSGKEVMALLLNQQDADIKITEKVLKAAAQNWYSSKEVMALLLNQQDADIKITEEVLRIAAGNKYSGKEVMALLLNQQDADIKITEKVLKAAAGNKYSGKKVMALLLNQQDADIKITEEVLKAAARNWYSGKEVMAVLLNQQDADIKITEEVLKAAARNWYSGKEVMAVLLNQQDADIKITEEVLKAAAENQKSGKEVMALLLNQQDADIKITEKVLKAAAGNEKSGKKVMTLLLNQQDADVKITEEVLKAAARNWYSSKEVMAVLLNQQDADIKITEEVLKAAAENQKSGKEVMALLLNQQDTDIKITEEVLKAAAGNEYSGKEVMALLLKYQSTRSRH, translated from the exons ATGTTTATGGTCACAGAGAAGTCGGCGACCAGCACAGGCTTGACCGCGGTAGCTGACGAAAATAACATTCCTCTCAACACCGACCACTCGGGTCTTGTGAAGTACGAAAGTAAGAGCCAAGAGGAATACCTCATTGTGAAGGAAAAGCTCAAGTTACTTGTCACTGAGGCGAGTCAGGAGGTTCCCAAGCGGTTTTCACAGGATA GCCTCACACCTAAACAGCAGCATCTTTGGAATGATCTCAATCAGCCGCCATATACATCATTCAGGAACTCATCCAAACTGGCCAAACCAGAGAAAGGAACTCTAGAATGGCTCAATCAGACAGAAGATACAGATCATAATGTGATCGTCCAGCGTCACCTGTCTTCAGCAAGCCTGCACATGGAGGACTTTAGATCATGGAGGGACTCAAACAAATCGGAAAGCCTTCTTGTGACTGCACCGCCCGGTCGTGGTAAATCAGTACTGTCGAATTTTGTTTTGGGACATCTTGAAAGCAGAATACCGCAAACGACGTTACTTCCTACCAAAATTATATACTATTTTTGTAACATCAAGAACGAGGAAGTTTCACGTAACGCGAGATCAGTTCTCCGGGCACTGATTATTCAACTCTGTGAACATCAGCGGCATTTATTTCAACTCCTTCCTTCGGAATATCAAAGAACCAGCGAGCGTTTCTTCTCAGCACCATTCGAAACATTACTACATATATTTAGGAAGTTACTTCGAGAAAATGCATACGCTAGTGTCTATTGTGTCATCGACGGCCTGGATGTTTACAAAGACGAAATGGATGAGCTGATCACGAAACTGATTGAGGACTTTAACCCTGAATCCACAGCAGAAACGTCCGTTGTTTTGAAATTGTTTTGCACGTCAAGACCGGAAAGGCATATACTTGACCTGTGGAAACGGGCGACACACAGGATCCTTCGGTGCCATCCCCATGATCTCAACCTCTTCATCAACTCCCGGCTTGAGGGTTTAGAAGAGAAGTTCAATGACGATATGAAACAAACAATTAAAACTCAATTGTCTCAAGGCGCCAATGATACGTTTCTCTGGCTTGAGGTCGTCCTTAGGAGGATTAGGGCAATCAAACTGCCGAGCCTTAAAAGAATTACGGAAACAATCAAGAACAGTCCGCAAGACCTGGATGAGCTGTACCAAGTCATCATTGGACGGGTACtggaagaagatattgacaGCGCTCGCTTCTTGGCCTGGGTAGTATATGCTAAATACCCTCTTGACCTCGAGACTCTAGCAGACGCCGTGGCTATCGATCCTAGAAAGAAGTACAAGACTTACACGGACTGCCTTCAGGACCGGCCACACCTGACACCAGATGAGGTACACAAAGACTTTGGCATGCTTGTTGACGTCATTGGAGGCAAGATATTTCTCATACATCAGTCTGTCAAAGACTATTTTGAGAGTCACAACCCCCTCCAGCCCCTCATAGGAATCCACCCTCGGCTGGCTCTGACCCATATCACCATGGCATACCTGTCATTGGATGAGTTTAGGCTAGCCAAGAAGAACATAATGGAGCAAAAATATCCACTGTTGGAATATGCTGCTACCAATTGGTACTCTCACATTGAGGCAGCCGCTGAGATAAATTGCCATCACTCCATCAAGGATTTTCTAAAGACGATTCTTCCCCCTAACCCTAACGCACAAGTATGGCTTAGTGTGAACAAATACTTAAGATTGTTTCCAAATTATTTGCCTACTCCTCGGGCGAGCGAAATCTCAATTAGACTTGACATTAAATGGCTGGCAGAATTACTGTTAAATGAGGAACTACCAGAAGttaaagatgattttgataaaGATTGTCTATCAGCAGCTGCAGTTTATGGTGGAAGAGTGTTAAAAGCTTTACTGGAACATGAAAAGGGTATACAGTTTAAGATTTCAGGTGATATTGTCGAAAAGATTGCAGGAATGCACCATTATAGCATGATGAACCTTCTTCTGGACCAACGAGGAGCAGATATCATAATTACTGAGGAGGTGCTCAAAGCAGCTGCAGGGAATGAGAAGAGTGGCAAGGAAATGATGGCACTTCTTCTTAATCAACAAGATGCACACATTAAGATCACTGAGGAGGTGCTCAAAGCAGCTGCAGGGAATGAGAAGAGTGGCAAGGAAATGATGGCACTTCTTCTTAATCAACAAGATGCACACATTAAGATCACTGAGGAGGTGGTCAAAGCAGCTGCAAGAAATTGGCACAGTGGCAAGGAGGTGATGGTGCTTCTTCTCAACCAACCAGAAGTGAACATCAAGATCACTCAGGAAATGGTAACAACAATTGCAACAACCTTTAACAAGGACGGGATGGCACTTCTTCTCAATCAACAAGAAGCAGATGTTGAGATTACTGAGGAGATGGTCAAAGCAGCTGCAAGAAATTGGCACAGTGTCAAGGAAGTGATGGCACTTATTTTCAATCAACAAGAAGCAGATGTTGAGATTACTGAGGAGATGGTCAAAGCAGCTGCAAGAAATTGGCACAGTGGCAAGGAGGTGATGGTGCTTCTTCTCAACCAACCAGAAGTGAACATCAAGATCACTCAGGAAATGGTAACAACAATTGCAACAGCTTTTAACAAGGAAGTGATGGCACTTCTTCTCAATCAACAAGAAGCAGACATTGAGATTACTGAGGAGGTGCTTAAAGCAGCTGCAGGAAATAAATACAGTGGCAAGGAAGTGATGGCACTGCTTCTTAATCAACAAGATGCAGACATTAAGATCACTGAGAAGGTGCTTAAAGCAGCTGCACAAAATTGGTACAGTAGTAAGGAAGTGATGGCACTGCTTCTCAATCAACAAGATGCAGATATTAAGATCACTGAGGAGGTGCTCAGAATAGCTGCAGGAAATAAATACAGTGGCAAGGAAGTGATGGCACTGCTTCTTAATCAACAAGATGCAGACATTAAGATCACTGAGAAGGTGCTTAAAGCAGCTGCAGGAAATAAATACAGTGGCAAGAAAGTAATGGCACTGCTTCTTAATCAACAAGATGCAGACATTAAGATCACTGAGGAGGTGCTCAAAGCAGCTGCAAGGAATTGGTACAGTGGCAAGGAAGTGATGGCAGTGCTTCTCAATCAACAAGATGCAGACATTAAGATCACTGAGGAGGTGCTCAAAGCAGCTGCAAGGAATTGGTACAGTGGCAAGGAAGTGATGGCAGTGCTTCTCAATCAACAAGATGCAGATATTAAGATCACTGAGGAGGTGCTCAAAGCAGCTGCAGAGAATCAGAAGAGTGGCAAGGAAGTGATGGCACTGCTTCTCAATCAACAAGATGCAGACATTAAGATCACTGAGAAGGTGCTTAAAGCAGCTGCAGGGAATGAGAAGAGTGGCAAGAAAGTAATGACACTTCTTCTTAATCAACAAGATGCAGATGTTAAGATTACTGAGGAGGTGCTTAAAGCAGCTGCAAGAAATTGGTACAGTAGCAAGGAAGTGATGGCAGTGCTTCTCAATCAACAAGATGCAGATATTAAGATCACTGAGGAGGTGCTCAAAGCAGCTGCAGAGAATCAGAAGAGTGGCAAGGAAGTGATGGCACTGCTTCTCAATCAACAAGATACAGACATTAAGATCACTGAGGAGGTGCTTAAAGCAGCTGCAGGGAATGAATACAGTGGCAAGGAAGTGATGGCACTGCTTCTCAAATATCAATCAACAAGAAGCAGACATTAA
- a CDS encoding uncharacterized protein (EggNog:ENOG410PK9X), which produces MAYLDQSTIVISALIALAIAIWCHPLSSRSSGKLPPKPKRALTLRVDEVPIDKAHAAFKSDLETIIGRDQALENDTISILQHLLVRRDRKVACGTATFYTSIPASELLTRLHRASFGFQYRFDIKFYGITPLYETGGAADVDVIAVPGLGSHAIGSWKSSSNNDLWLRDYLPDHIPDIRVLLYGYDSTLQGSDSKDSIEDLGTRFLETVKAFRADMVCEIEECENHGSFCGRQIAVPLYLSAIA; this is translated from the exons ATGGCCTATCTAGATCAGAGCACAATCGTCATAAGTGCTCTCATCGCCCTTGCAATTGCAATCTGGTGCCATCCACTCTCGTCTCGCTCCTCCGGGAAATTACCACCGAAACCCAAAAGGGCATTGACCTTACGTGTCGACGAGGTTCCCATTGACAAGGCGCACGCAGCCTTTAAGAGCGACCTAGAAACTATTATCGGGCGCGATCAAGCTTTGGAAAATGATACAATTTCCATATTGCAGCACCTGCTGGTACGAAGGGATCGGAAGGTGGCTTGTGGAACTGCCACCTTCTATACTTCAATTCCAGCAAGTGAATTACTTACCCGACTACACCGGGCGAGCTTTGGCTTTCAGTACCGCTTCGATATCAAGTTCTATGGAATCACCCCGCTTTATGAGACAGGCGGAGCCGCAGATGTTGA TGTGATCGCTGTACCCGGCCTTGGGAGTCATGCGATTGGCTCCTGGAAGTCATCTAGCAACAACGACCTTTGGCTTCGCGACTATCTTCCAGACCACATACCAGACATCCGAGTGCTTTTGTATGGGTACGACAGTACACTGCAGGGGAGCGACTCTAAGGATTCGATCGAGGATCTAGGAACCCGCTTTCTAGAAACAGTAAAAGCTTTCCGTGCGGATATGGTATGTGAGATTGAGGAGTGTGAAAACCATGGCTCATTCTGTGGTAGACAGATCGCCGTCCCATTATATTTATCGGCCATAGCCTAG
- a CDS encoding uncharacterized protein (EggNog:ENOG410PN19~TransMembrane:2 (i237-258o278-301i)) gives MEPPFPKECQLSTAFDPDPHRVASEPSAKNLPGYPDISLQDQNGLLNFLEKEYCSVDLDRMAGRLWWMSKQDSANISPLHRQFVKGRTIIVTEDPKLHLVWIRDRIFVKPLPRYLTSYNFWRRYLGNEAVCTPWSRYSSVRKAALGYLRTYFYLVRSESDFYVAQDPTLHLVPKAITWEQFCSFTTNLGGISNQDVSERYAYGEIRLTRLNFYAPFLLGKSHFQRVEYQYSEYFARFYGPTLFLIGVASVVLSALQVALAVQQVDPVPNGRALLAASLWSSITMILCFFAVLIILFCLFIYKVSKEWKYAIQDRLRLLESRK, from the coding sequence ATGGAGCCGCCGTTTCCAAAAGAGTGCCAGCTCAGCACAGCGTTCGATCCCGACCCACATCGAGTGGCAAGCGAACCTTCAGCCAAAAACCTTCCGGGATATCCTGATATATCACTTCAGGATCAAAATGGGCTGCTGAACTTTCTCGAGAAAGAATACTGCTCGGTTGACCTGGATCGGATGGCGGGTAGGCTCTGGTGGATGTCAAAGCAGGACAGCGCGAATATTTCCCCCCTCCACCGACAGTTTGTAAAAGGGCGAACCATCATCGTAACCGAGGATCCGAAATTGCATCTGGTGTGGATCCGCGATCGAATATTTGTGAAACCCCTCCCCCGATATCTCACGTCGTACAACTTTTGGCGACGCTATTTGGGAAACGAAGCAGTCTGTACGCCTTGGAGCCGTTATAGCAGTGTCCGAAAGGCGGCTTTGGGCTATCTCAGGACATACTTCTATCTTGTAAGGTCTGAATCTGACTTCTATGTCGCGCAAGATCCAACTCTGCACCTCGTCCCGAAGGCGATTACCTGGGAACAATTCTGCTCGTTTACAACAAACCTGGGCGGGATCTCTAACCAGGATGTATCTGAGCGTTATGCCTACGGCGAGATTAGACTGACCAGGCTTAATTTCTACGCACCATTCCTTCTCGGAAAATCACATTTCCAGCGAGTTGAGTACCAGTACAGCGAATATTTTGCCCGCTTCTACGGGCCAACTTTGTTTCTGATTGGAGTTGCCTCAGTAGTTCTGAGCGCATTGCAGGTTGCCCTTGCTGTCCAACAGGTGGATCCCGTGCCGAATGGTCGAGCGCTTCTAGCGGCTTCTCTTTGGTCCAGCATAACGATGATACTCTGCTTCTTTGCTGTGCTAATAATCCTATTTTGCCTTTTTATATATAAAGTTTCGAAGGAGTGGAAGTACGCCATCCAAGACCGCCTCCGACTCCTGGAATCCAGGAAATGA